CAAAGGCCAAGAAGAAGGACAAggggaggaagaggaagaagaaagccGCCGAAATGGTTCCTCGAGGCTCTTCTGAGGAGCTGAACGACGAGGAGGAAGATGCCACCCGTTCCGGGGAATCGCTGGGCCCGGGGCGTGAAGTCGTGCCGGAGGAACCCGCTCCTCAGGTCGCTGAAGGGACCGTTGCTGTcccgaagaagaggaagaagaaaaagaagggtTGTCCGGACAGGGTTTCTTTCTCTTACGACCGCGAGGTCCCGCTAGCGCATGACGAGCAGGAGTGCGGTCGCCTGGTTCGTCAGTTTAGGGGAGATCGGGGCGCGCTGCCGCCGGTCAAGGACTTGATCTTCAAGGAGGAGTACAAGTTCGCCGCCCGTACCTCCATCATGGTAAGTCGGGTTTCTGACtttatctctttttcttcttattcgtTTGCTGACGCTACGTGGTTTGTCGTGCAGAGCCTCGGAGACTGGAACGTTTTAGTGAGGAAATACGATGAGGAGCTGAGAGGCGCGTTCGAGTTGGTCGACAAGCAGAAGAGGAGCCATAAACGCGCGACTCGGGCTTTGAAGGATGCAGTCCGTGCAAAGGACGAAGCAGTTGCCCAAGAAGAAGCGCTGAGGAAGGAGCTCGACGAGCAGAGGGGAATCATGGCGATCGAGTTGGCGTCTGCTCGGGACCTGGTAAAGAAGGCGGAGAAAGAGAAAGCCgagttgcggaagagaaatgccgacttgcaaggcaagaatGCGACTCTCGAGAAGGAGGTGGTGGCCTCTGCTTTGAATTTCTCCCGGGAGATGGATCGCTTGAGGGAATCTCGCAAACTTGAGGTCACTCATGAGCGAATCCGCGTGATGGCGGCAATGACGGGAAAATGCTCCCGACGCTTCAAAAATATTCAGGACCGAGAGAAGCGCCGTGATGATTTCGAGGACTCGCGGTGTATGCTTGGTCAAGCGCGCGGGATGCGAGACTGCCTCGAGGCTTTGAAGGAATCGGGGAAAGATATCCCTCAGGAGACCATTGATACGTACGCCGACTTGGAGAAGTACTACGATGGGGAGACGACTCGTCTGGAGGTAGGCGTGATTCCGGACTCGGATCTAACCTTGTCTCCTttggtgctgaagtctcggtTCGTGATCGAAGAAATCCTCGAGAAGGTTGACAAGCATGGGTCGAACCTTGAGCTGATCGATTCTGAAGCCGCGGCAGCGCTCCGATCTCCGAGTGATGGATTTATTAGGGACCTCCTCGACACGGTACAATCTCCTGCTCGTCCCGACGCCACTCTTCCTATCAAAGCGGCTGCGCCAGACAAGAAAGCCGTTGAAGTGGACCCGAAGGCGCCCGGTGCCGATGCCCGGGAGAAGTTGGTTACAATCTCCGACAGTTCGTCCCTCGGGACTTCCGATCCTGACGCGAGTGAAGGCCTTTCGGATCCGAACCGCGAGATCAGGCTTGCCTCTCCATCGAGCAAGGGTCAAAGTACCGGCAACGTATCCAGCTCGGGCCCTCCTGAGAAGAAAGATCCCCCTGCTGAGGGATGATTACCCATGTTTGTTGTATCTCTTTTTCGGCCGTTTGGCCTTGTTTGTTTAAGACCTCGTTTCTCGGCGTTAAGCCTTTGATGtatgaattattttcttttggtttttatcAGACAagtgtttctttatatatttccgTAAGTCGTTTAACTTAGaagtatataaatcatttttcacTTGTCCATAACCGAGAAACGAAATAGTCCGGATGGTTGCTCGCATTTGCCAGCGAGTTCCCTCCTTTTCAGATAGAAGAGTGATTAGAGAGTCGTTCGTTCGCATTCTTATTTATTCAACGAAGCTTTTACAAGTCTAACGTTCAAGTAAATACAAAGAGACTCTAATCGTTCTACTGAATTGCCGAGGAAAAGGTTTCGAGACGCATTGCAGTGATCGAGAGAACTATTGGTCGGCCAAACCGTCGTTCTTCGATCAGACTTGGTCTGAAATTTCCATTGGATAGCCGGTCAGTGCACGACGCACAGGTGACGCAAGGCTGTTATTCCCTTCGGCTGATACCTGATCAAGGCTCAGCCGATTTTGCTGGGCGAGTGCTCGTGCTCCGCTTGACGAAGGGGCTGGCATCGTTTGTTCGGGGAAAGGTGACCGTTAGTCATTCTAAAAAAagtttggactttgttttggttggggctggaccctgtgaagggatgcctacgtacctcggatgaggatcaagcctttcgtagttcgtttgaccgagtgaaagtggctgtagtagcgcattcactcggacgagtagaagtgacggttaggtgcatctactcggtttttttttttttttttttttttttttttttttttttttttttttttttttcgcgAACAGTGACCTGTTGGTCATTCGCTCGGAGAAAAAGATGAGACGAATCTATTGGTAGAAGAGGCGAAGATGCATAGAGTTCCAGGCTCGTGGAACTGCCTCTCCGCgggaagtctcgagtcggtagacgcctggtcgaacgactcgggtgatcttgtaaggtccttcccaattggtccctAGCTTGCCAGCGTTGAGCTCCTTTGTGTTGT
Above is a window of Raphanus sativus cultivar WK10039 unplaced genomic scaffold, ASM80110v3 Scaffold2538, whole genome shotgun sequence DNA encoding:
- the LOC130505736 gene encoding meiosis-specific protein ASY2-like: MSTSKKLSREQKGKMRAASSGSGDDLETVRGSEGSQEAVHREAMMDTENLSRAQRVLISESRVQSRKDDDGRDHVDDQMIPISFYPGNIFEEQPPLDRERVRPSVVEGQDWRGVEKTRSTVESVTRLLRARDAAGVTFIIPNSDQRPWSPPKGYQCVYESYFEGDTKLWFPIPRIVTAFAMRRGAALSQFLNGAWRLAVALTIIGAEAGVPLNVRAFEELVSAKIKGGLISLKIRPNYNVVTGYPNKTNNWQRSYFYVKSDRAAFEEPLRTGYRVLWAREMVALPNTAEYEEDFLTSARLIASQRQDHWNNFSYRRISRSIGWISQQVWRSDTIPIVTNKTKRVNLFNSAEQREINRARAMRTIPNLSLVVAKKVGSAKKSQPDTAGSPNLGDPSATESDAEAQLVRKTNKKRQREEEGAAVEETNVGASSPQGHSGSEGRRKKARGDSPAIRSSSVEEGELRDLEPSGGSKDEVVPESQPAGSRDEDLPAVSPKAKKKDKGRKRKKKAAEMVPRGSSEELNDEEEDATRSGESLGPGREVVPEEPAPQVAEGTVAVPKKRKKKKKGCPDRVSFSYDREVPLAHDEQECGRLVRQFRGDRGALPPVKDLIFKEEYKFAARTSIMSLGDWNVLVRKYDEELRGAFELVDKQKRSHKRATRALKDAVRAKDEAVAQEEALRKELDEQRGIMAIELASARDLVKKAEKEKAELRKRNADLQGKNATLEKEVVASALNFSREMDRLRESRKLEVTHERIRVMAAMTGKCSRRFKNIQDREKRRDDFEDSRCMLGQARGMRDCLEALKESGKDIPQETIDTYADLEKYYDGETTRLEVGVIPDSDLTLSPLVLKSRFVIEEILEKVDKHGSNLELIDSEAAAALRSPSDGFIRDLLDTVQSPARPDATLPIKAAAPDKKAVEVDPKAPGADAREKLVTISDSSSLGTSDPDASEGLSDPNREIRLASPSSKGQSTGNVSSSGPPEKKDPPAEG